The genomic stretch ACCAACCGTTAAATCGACTCCTCAGCAACTTTGGAATGTAACTCATTCATCAGCATCAAAGCCGCTGAACCATACCATTCTTTAAGGTCCATATGTAGGACGCCTGCTTTGATCGCAGGATCAGTGGAGGTGAGCTCTTCGGCTTCCTGCAGACTTTCTACAGCAAAAATAAAGATGCCTCTCAAGTCCTCGTTCCCGAAAAATGGGCCAGCCATCACAAGTTTTCCTTCGGCTGCCAGTCGGTTGATATTTGCCATATGTCCTGCCTGAATTTCGGTTCTCTGCTCAGCGCTGTACTCGCTGACACGTTCACCACGGTGGAGAAAAGCGATCACATACTTTTTCATGCCGTATTTGTCAGCACCTACTTCGGCCGCCAGTTCGGGGTCATACAAGTCGTTTTGAGCATGGCTTAGTGAGTTTAGGGAAAAGAGCAGAAAAAGGGTATATAGTAGCTTGTTCATGGGATTAAGTTTGAGTTGTTGTCGTCATATTGGCTAGCAGACAGGCGTCTTACTTGCCTTCCTTTGGGCTTTCCTCCGGCAGTTAAACCTAAGAAGAGATGGTCGATGGCGTCATTGCGTATGATCAACTATTCCTAGTTCAGTATTAATGCTACAGTGTCTGATTTGGTACGAAGCTTCAGCCAATTGAGCAGTTTATTGGTGTCGGCAGTGGTCGGCTTTTTAGCAAATTCAGCGTAGGCGACCAATAAGGTGTCGGTGGTTTTGTTTTCCAGATCATTCACCATAGACCTGCTCAGGGTGAATTTTTTTAGATCGGGATGGTTCACTTTGGCTTCCTGAGCTATATCAACTCCCAATACCCGCACTTGCCCGTAGTTAGCCACCTCCCTTTCCAGTAGTTGTATTTTGGCGTCCTTGTCCTGGATTAGGCGCTCATTGCGTTCGTAGAGATCCTTGAGGATATCGGAACGCAGCAGGTTCAGGTCAGTCTCCACTCCACCGCTTTGATTGATTTGCAGAAGGGTGTTGTCCAGACCTGCAGCAGCCCGGGTTTCCAACAGCGATATTTCATTGTCGGAAAGCCGATCTCCGATTAAGTTAATCTTGATGGTCCTGGGATCGGTGCCAAAGGTGAAGTCTGTAGATAGAACCTGTGTGCGGGGAAAGAGAAACTCTGATTGCACAAAAGTCTTTGCCTGCTCTTCCCATATTGACCGGACTACAATGCCATATGCCAGATACACACTGGGCACAATCGTCAGAATGGTGAAAATAGTAATGTAGGTCTGCACCCTCTTTTCCTTCTTTGCATCCAGAAATTCCTTTTTTGGATATTTCATAAAGCGGACTATCAGATAAGTGGAAAGAGAGATGAATACTGAATTGATAAAAAAGAGATAAAAAGCACCTATGAAATAATACAGGTTCATGGTGGCTAATCCATATCCGGCAGTACATAGCGGAGGCATCAAAGCCGTGGCAATGGCTACTCCCGGGATGGCATTGCTTTTTTCTTTTCGGGAACCTGCAACTATGCCTGCGAGTCCTCCAAAGAGTGCGATCAGTACATCCCATATCGTAGGTTCTGTCCGGGCCAGAAGTTCGGATTGGGCATCGTCCAGCGGAGTGAAAGTGAAGTAGATGGATGAGGTCAAAATTGCTATAAATACTGCTACTGCAAGATTCCTAAGAGAGCGTTTGAGCAGGTCAAAGTCATTGATTCCCGCTGCCATCCCGATCCCCATAATGGGACCCATAAGGGGCGAAATGAGCATGGCGCCTATGACCACTGCGGTAGAATTCACATTCAGTCCTACCGAAGCCACAAAGATTGCAAAGATCAAGATCCAGAGATTGGCACCGCGGAATTCTACATTTTTGCTGATGTAAACAATGGTCTCCAGCTCATCTTCTTTTCCCTCCTGTAGATCAAATCGGTCACGTATATACAGAAGGAACCGTATGAATTTGTTGCTTCGCTTTTTTCTTGGATTAGCTTCTTCCATCATGTCTCAAGGTAATACTGCGGCATTTTTATATCCCGCCAAAATAGTGAAAATCCTGCCCTGTTTTGTGCTTTTATAGTGCAAATAAATTTGCCAAACATTCTATGGCGCATATTTGTCCGGAAATAAAAATTATCCATTTCTCTAAAATAGTCCTTACAAATATCGGTAAGTTTTAGTTTAATTAGGTGTTCTTATACTATTGATTATAAAAGTTTTAAATTTCTTTTAGGTTGACCATAATTTGATTAGACTAAAAAAATTAGGCATGGCTTAAAATTGGTTTGAGTCAAATTCTTTTAGAGCTAGGGAACTATCAAAGTTTCAGAAAACTTTTAGATGAAGTCTTTAATTATAAAGTGGTAGATTGCTGATAGACCAGATCAATCTGTTCAGCTATCAAGGCTTCAGGAATTGATTTTGAAAAGAGAATCTGATAGTTTTAAGGACGCAAATTCTTTTACGTTACTTCTATTTATTTTATCGGATGAGCACTAGCCCTATTAAAAAAATTCTACTTCTTGACGATGATAAAATCCAAAAAATACTTCTTTGGAAAAGGCTTACCAGAATAAATCCGGGTATCGAATTTGTTTACTTTGACCGACCATCCGAAGCTTTGAAGTATCTTAGATCTGAATCCGTAGATTTGCTTTTGGTAGATTTGAATTTGCCGGAAATGGACGGCTGGGAATTTGTAGATGAAATAGGGAAATTACGGGCAGATTGCTTAGTGATTTTGCAGACTGCATCTGTAATGGAAGAAGTATTCATCAGAGCTAGCCAGGATACCAGAATACATCAGATTTTTGAAAAACCATTAAGTGAATCTGACTTGTTCACAATCCTTGGACTTTGAATTAGTTTAATCCCGTCCTTTGGAATAATTTAATTAATTTCGAGCCATCAGAAAGATTATATGACTGAAAAAGCAGAAGACAGAAAGCCCCTGCTTTCAAAGAAAATAGATAAGTTTTTTACCGGCTTGGCAGACGCTTGGAATTTCGTCAGACGATTTTTCAAAGAGGTGTTTTTGCCTCCCTATGAGTTTAAAGAGGTAGTCCATCAGTGCTATAGGATCGGTGTGG from Algoriphagus sp. NG3 encodes the following:
- a CDS encoding YciI family protein → MNKLLYTLFLLFSLNSLSHAQNDLYDPELAAEVGADKYGMKKYVIAFLHRGERVSEYSAEQRTEIQAGHMANINRLAAEGKLVMAGPFFGNEDLRGIFIFAVESLQEAEELTSTDPAIKAGVLHMDLKEWYGSAALMLMNELHSKVAEESI
- a CDS encoding TIGR00341 family protein; the encoded protein is MMEEANPRKKRSNKFIRFLLYIRDRFDLQEGKEDELETIVYISKNVEFRGANLWILIFAIFVASVGLNVNSTAVVIGAMLISPLMGPIMGIGMAAGINDFDLLKRSLRNLAVAVFIAILTSSIYFTFTPLDDAQSELLARTEPTIWDVLIALFGGLAGIVAGSRKEKSNAIPGVAIATALMPPLCTAGYGLATMNLYYFIGAFYLFFINSVFISLSTYLIVRFMKYPKKEFLDAKKEKRVQTYITIFTILTIVPSVYLAYGIVVRSIWEEQAKTFVQSEFLFPRTQVLSTDFTFGTDPRTIKINLIGDRLSDNEISLLETRAAAGLDNTLLQINQSGGVETDLNLLRSDILKDLYERNERLIQDKDAKIQLLEREVANYGQVRVLGVDIAQEAKVNHPDLKKFTLSRSMVNDLENKTTDTLLVAYAEFAKKPTTADTNKLLNWLKLRTKSDTVALILN
- a CDS encoding response regulator, with the translated sequence MSTSPIKKILLLDDDKIQKILLWKRLTRINPGIEFVYFDRPSEALKYLRSESVDLLLVDLNLPEMDGWEFVDEIGKLRADCLVILQTASVMEEVFIRASQDTRIHQIFEKPLSESDLFTILGL